A genomic window from Litoreibacter janthinus includes:
- a CDS encoding MBL fold metallo-hydrolase produces MKDSFTKVVGAALAIGLAMPASAQALFDGCPSDQILSRFVEFGRTGQMPPDLGRWLSTPDAQFVEPWAPFDNVDYVGICWVSAWLVHTDDGTVLIDTLYGPFTPMLLDNIAKTGTDLADIKYVLMTHGHFDHVAGAAALKPLLPNATFVMTQGGWDEAVESSQASQTGPRAWDMIEPEMVVADGDTITLGDNGFTVVETPGHTWGTASYMYDVADGDETYRAITIGGLGLNAIEGPPQVEAFIESLDRVRTLTEAQDMGIDVHLTTHGFSNGLDEDRQAMAARSEGEPNAMIDPEGLLAQIETLRSGAVERLAIENNQ; encoded by the coding sequence ATGAAAGATTCTTTCACCAAAGTAGTTGGTGCAGCACTCGCGATCGGGCTGGCAATGCCTGCCAGTGCGCAAGCGCTGTTCGATGGATGCCCGTCGGATCAGATCCTTTCGCGGTTCGTGGAATTTGGGCGCACAGGTCAGATGCCGCCGGATTTAGGGCGCTGGCTCAGCACGCCGGACGCCCAGTTCGTTGAGCCTTGGGCACCCTTTGACAATGTCGATTATGTGGGCATCTGTTGGGTGTCAGCTTGGTTGGTGCATACGGATGACGGCACGGTCCTGATTGACACCCTCTATGGTCCTTTCACTCCGATGCTGCTGGATAATATCGCTAAGACGGGCACCGATCTGGCGGATATCAAATACGTACTAATGACCCATGGGCATTTTGATCATGTGGCGGGTGCTGCGGCGCTCAAGCCACTTTTGCCAAACGCGACGTTCGTCATGACGCAAGGGGGCTGGGACGAGGCTGTTGAGTCGTCTCAGGCATCACAGACTGGCCCGCGCGCTTGGGACATGATCGAACCGGAAATGGTTGTGGCAGATGGAGATACCATCACGTTGGGGGACAATGGCTTTACGGTTGTAGAAACGCCCGGTCATACGTGGGGGACTGCGTCTTACATGTATGATGTCGCGGACGGCGATGAGACTTACCGCGCAATTACGATTGGCGGATTAGGCTTAAATGCTATCGAAGGGCCGCCTCAGGTAGAGGCCTTTATCGAGAGCCTTGATCGTGTGCGTACGCTGACGGAAGCGCAGGACATGGGCATCGACGTTCATTTAACCACGCATGGATTTTCCAATGGCCTTGACGAGGACCGCCAGGCGATGGCCGCGCGCTCCGAGGGAGAGCCCAACGCGATGATCGATCCAGAAGGACTTTTGGCACAAATCGAAACCCTGCGCTCAGGCGCGGTGGAGCGGTTGGCTATCGAAAACAACCAATAA
- a CDS encoding tripartite tricarboxylate transporter permease has product MVDLSIILAGFGDVFTPFNLLFVVFGVVLGQFVGAVPGIGPVMAMAIAIPFTFGLDPLPAIAFLVGVNKGGLVGGAVPAILMNTPGTPDAAATAMDGYPLAQQGKPLKATKMALFSSITGDTFSDIVLITVAAPLAILALKMGPVEIVALMIFAFSIISGLMGESLIKGVIAAALGLMISFIGTDPEHFTPRLIFGFWDLFDGLALPSVAIGMLAISEILRRMAEGRRIEGQGILVPDTGKLEDRRVSWAEYWACRYTMLRGATIGTILGALPGIGSTAAAFMSYAMTKAASKEPASFGKGNLHGIAATESANSAVVGANMIPLLTLGIPGSVTAALIISAFMIHGMQPGPLLFQNQGRLVYGLFGAMIMANFINLWVGQAGLRLWVKVVSAPEAVIFSSALLLCFVGVSMATNGLFGVTVMLIFAVFGLLMHSFGYSMVIFIIAFFLGPQFEKSLSQAIALLNGNLLNIYTSPVAVALLVLSVVSVFWFLSKRTNEVAGTTNLGVPDGETLDQKNP; this is encoded by the coding sequence ATGGTCGATCTTTCAATAATTCTGGCAGGTTTTGGGGATGTATTCACACCCTTCAATCTATTGTTCGTGGTGTTCGGTGTTGTGCTTGGACAGTTTGTCGGAGCCGTACCAGGGATCGGACCTGTGATGGCGATGGCGATTGCCATTCCTTTCACCTTCGGGCTTGATCCTTTGCCCGCCATCGCTTTTCTGGTTGGCGTCAACAAAGGCGGGCTTGTCGGGGGGGCGGTGCCTGCGATTTTGATGAATACGCCTGGTACGCCTGACGCCGCAGCAACTGCCATGGATGGCTATCCGTTGGCGCAGCAGGGCAAACCCCTGAAGGCCACAAAGATGGCGCTGTTTTCGTCGATTACGGGCGACACGTTCAGCGATATTGTTCTGATTACAGTTGCCGCACCGCTGGCCATTTTGGCGCTCAAGATGGGGCCGGTAGAGATCGTGGCGCTGATGATTTTTGCATTCTCGATCATCTCCGGATTGATGGGCGAGTCTTTGATCAAAGGGGTCATTGCCGCCGCATTGGGCTTGATGATTTCCTTCATTGGAACCGACCCAGAACATTTCACCCCGCGCCTAATCTTTGGCTTTTGGGATCTGTTTGACGGGTTGGCTCTGCCGTCTGTTGCGATCGGAATGCTTGCGATTTCGGAAATTCTGCGGCGGATGGCTGAAGGGCGCAGGATCGAGGGACAAGGTATTTTGGTCCCAGATACGGGCAAGCTTGAAGATCGCCGCGTCTCTTGGGCCGAGTATTGGGCCTGTCGCTATACGATGTTGCGCGGGGCCACGATTGGCACCATTCTCGGCGCTTTGCCGGGCATTGGATCAACCGCTGCCGCTTTCATGTCCTATGCGATGACTAAGGCCGCGTCAAAAGAGCCGGCAAGTTTCGGCAAGGGCAATCTGCATGGCATTGCAGCAACCGAGTCCGCCAATTCCGCTGTGGTTGGTGCTAACATGATTCCGTTGTTAACCCTTGGTATTCCAGGGAGCGTCACTGCCGCGCTGATCATCAGCGCATTCATGATCCACGGGATGCAGCCCGGCCCGCTCCTTTTCCAGAACCAAGGTCGGTTGGTCTATGGTCTGTTCGGTGCGATGATCATGGCGAACTTCATAAACCTTTGGGTTGGGCAGGCGGGACTGCGGCTTTGGGTTAAAGTCGTTTCCGCACCTGAAGCTGTGATCTTTTCCTCTGCACTGCTGCTGTGTTTTGTCGGGGTGTCGATGGCGACAAACGGGCTTTTTGGTGTAACCGTCATGCTGATTTTCGCCGTATTCGGCTTGCTGATGCACAGCTTTGGCTACTCGATGGTCATCTTCATCATCGCCTTCTTCCTCGGGCCACAATTTGAAAAATCGCTATCGCAAGCGATCGCTTTGCTGAACGGTAATTTGCTGAACATTTACACAAGCCCTGTCGCTGTTGCGCTTTTGGTCTTGTCGGTGGTGTCGGTCTTCTGGTTTCTTTCGAAGCGTACAAATGAGGTGGCGGGCACGACCAATCTGGGCGTGCCTGATGGCGAAACCCTGGATCAAAAAAACCCGTAA
- a CDS encoding helix-turn-helix domain-containing protein yields MSLRHLRALVALSDLKLVARVSEALGVTQPSVSKQIAELEKIVGEPVVTRDRNRLYLTPIGTRLAEHGAWWRKRTNRRGHWAYFALSESWLSSSVPK; encoded by the coding sequence ATGTCGCTTCGGCACTTGCGTGCTCTTGTTGCGTTATCAGACTTAAAACTGGTCGCACGGGTGTCTGAAGCGCTTGGGGTGACGCAGCCATCTGTGTCGAAACAAATTGCCGAGTTAGAAAAGATCGTGGGTGAGCCTGTCGTTACGCGAGATCGCAATAGGCTATATCTGACACCGATTGGAACGCGGCTCGCTGAACATGGGGCGTGGTGGAGAAAACGCACTAACCGACGAGGGCATTGGGCTTACTTTGCATTGTCAGAGTCTTGGCTTAGTTCTTCCGTTCCCAAATGA
- a CDS encoding GntR family transcriptional regulator has product MTQHSTKKSVTELTAEKIREAIILGAFPLGTKLSEQKLADLYQVSRSPVREALVLLQIEGLVRVFPKRGSFVFLPDECVIRDLCEHRSILEVACLELAVRTNHAGLLTGMQDGISHMQDAIKDGDTKHYSRGDLMFHRSVVANSGNSSMIKSYETTIGPLMALRSHLFTISGISLERSMQEHTEMLEACTARDVAKAQAICTQHIYHLAEHFHELQPTAAL; this is encoded by the coding sequence ATGACCCAACACTCAACAAAAAAATCCGTAACCGAGTTGACCGCAGAAAAGATCCGCGAAGCGATCATCCTCGGGGCGTTTCCGCTTGGCACAAAATTGTCCGAGCAAAAGCTGGCCGATCTGTATCAAGTCAGCAGGTCCCCCGTCCGCGAAGCATTGGTGCTGCTGCAAATTGAAGGTCTTGTGCGGGTTTTTCCCAAACGTGGGTCATTTGTATTTTTGCCCGACGAATGCGTAATCCGAGACCTTTGTGAACATCGCAGCATTCTGGAAGTCGCCTGTTTAGAGTTGGCAGTTAGAACCAACCACGCAGGCCTCTTGACCGGCATGCAGGACGGAATAAGCCACATGCAGGACGCCATAAAAGACGGTGACACAAAGCACTATTCTCGCGGCGACCTGATGTTTCACCGCTCCGTCGTTGCAAACAGCGGCAACAGCTCGATGATCAAGTCGTATGAAACCACGATTGGACCGCTCATGGCGCTGCGAAGCCATTTGTTCACCATCAGCGGGATCAGCCTTGAACGGTCCATGCAGGAACACACCGAGATGCTTGAAGCCTGCACCGCTAGAGATGTGGCTAAAGCGCAGGCAATTTGCACACAGCATATTTACCATCTCGCCGAGCATTTTCACGAATTACAGCCTACCGCAGCATTGTGA
- a CDS encoding FAD-binding oxidoreductase → MVVQESLGADFRTMWDVYAATGSTIIQPGEMLTGLKEIVGASQVLMGDAVAAAPYCKDWTGQFAGTPIAVVRPESTAQVAAIVKLCHNHGTPMVPTGGRTGLCGGGVPTGNGDSVVVSLERMNAVRAVDVGARSITLEAGVVLQTAQEQAREHGLAFPLTFGAQGSAMIGGVLSTNAGGSNVVKYGTTRELCIGIEAVLPDGSIIDGLTGLRKDNTGYDLKDLLIGAEGTLGIITAAVFKLSPMPSVRTTGFLSLASIADAPTVLNALQDRTGGAVEAYEYMPAAAVEVICREFPKTRRPLGVPAETGLFFEVASSRPDDAKGGDDGETRLQGLVFEGLEALMEEGTVLDAMIAQSEQQRIDLWTMREAILEAITANGPAYHMDIALPLASVAEFVTTMDAAVADMGFVPLTVGHLGDGNLHYALSAAEGKNWTDLPLTRAKEQAFALLMRLNGSFSAEHGIGQSKLDVMRNLKQASQLDVMRKIKQALDPDDLMNPGKFIPKEKS, encoded by the coding sequence ATGGTAGTTCAAGAATCTTTGGGAGCGGATTTTAGGACAATGTGGGATGTGTATGCGGCAACTGGCTCGACTATAATTCAGCCGGGGGAAATGCTGACGGGCCTCAAAGAGATTGTTGGCGCGTCACAGGTCTTGATGGGCGATGCAGTTGCGGCTGCGCCTTACTGCAAAGATTGGACGGGGCAATTTGCAGGAACACCGATCGCAGTTGTGCGGCCTGAGAGCACAGCGCAGGTCGCTGCAATTGTAAAGCTGTGCCATAATCACGGTACCCCAATGGTACCCACTGGCGGACGGACGGGACTTTGCGGTGGCGGTGTCCCAACTGGGAATGGTGACAGCGTCGTTGTATCACTTGAGCGGATGAACGCGGTCCGCGCAGTGGATGTTGGCGCACGTAGTATCACGCTCGAAGCAGGTGTTGTCTTGCAGACCGCGCAGGAACAGGCTCGCGAACACGGTCTTGCGTTTCCGCTGACTTTTGGCGCGCAAGGAAGCGCCATGATCGGTGGCGTGCTTTCGACAAACGCTGGTGGGTCTAACGTTGTGAAATACGGAACAACGCGTGAGTTGTGCATCGGGATTGAAGCCGTCTTGCCAGACGGGTCGATCATTGATGGGCTTACAGGGCTGCGCAAGGACAACACCGGTTATGATCTGAAGGATCTGTTGATTGGGGCGGAAGGAACTCTGGGCATTATCACGGCTGCGGTGTTCAAGCTCTCCCCTATGCCAAGCGTTCGCACGACAGGGTTTCTGTCTTTGGCGTCCATTGCGGATGCACCAACAGTTCTGAACGCCTTGCAGGATCGAACGGGCGGCGCAGTCGAAGCGTATGAGTATATGCCAGCGGCGGCTGTTGAGGTGATCTGTCGGGAGTTTCCGAAGACACGCCGACCGTTAGGCGTGCCAGCAGAAACGGGGTTGTTTTTCGAGGTCGCGTCATCGCGTCCGGATGATGCCAAAGGCGGCGACGATGGCGAAACGCGCTTGCAAGGTCTGGTCTTTGAAGGACTTGAAGCATTGATGGAAGAGGGCACCGTCCTTGACGCTATGATCGCGCAATCCGAACAGCAACGGATTGATTTATGGACTATGCGGGAGGCCATCCTCGAGGCGATTACGGCAAATGGTCCCGCCTATCATATGGACATCGCGCTGCCATTGGCGTCGGTCGCAGAGTTTGTCACGACCATGGATGCCGCGGTGGCGGACATGGGATTTGTGCCGCTGACCGTCGGACATCTGGGGGACGGAAACCTGCATTACGCACTGAGTGCGGCGGAAGGTAAGAACTGGACTGATTTACCGTTGACCCGCGCAAAGGAACAGGCTTTCGCGCTTTTGATGCGCTTGAACGGATCGTTTTCCGCCGAACACGGGATCGGCCAAAGCAAACTGGACGTAATGCGCAACCTCAAACAAGCCAGCCAACTAGACGTGATGCGCAAGATCAAACAGGCGCTGGATCCAGACGACCTAATGAATCCGGGAAAGTTCATACCAAAGGAGAAATCATGA
- a CDS encoding sulfatase-like hydrolase/transferase yields MSVPKNILFIMFDQLRWDYLSCYGHPHLQTPNIDKLAAKGVRFDRAYIQSPLCGPSRMSTYTGRYVHSHGASWNNVPLKVGERTMGDHLRKLGMGCWLVGKTHMKADAEGMAQLGLEPDSIIGARVSECGFDVFERDDGMRPEGPDGFYDDGGALKYNDYLRSKGYEGDNPWHDHANSANDGTGNVLSGWFMENSDKPANIAEQDSETPYLTRRGIEFIERQGDAPWCCHLSYIKPHWPYIVPAPYHGMFGPEHFLPVVRATAERETTHPVFGGMMKAPVGQAFSQDHVRDKVLGAYMGLIKQCDDQMGVLFDWLEETGRMKDTMIVVTSDHGDYLGDHWLGEKTFCHDTSVRVPMIVYDPSAEADALRGTASDALVQLIDLAPTFVEVAGGKMANLDHVLEGKSLLPLLRGQGQTREYAFCEYDYSMTPLAKRLDLDTAEARLFMVTDDRYKLIEFGGGIRSILFDLKEDPDELVDLGESAEHQHVRTRLSSVLDTWARRPSQRTTITNDALIQNRSQRSTKGVILGAYGEGDADADLTEKYRNRKAPPIGGS; encoded by the coding sequence ATGTCAGTCCCGAAAAATATCCTTTTCATCATGTTCGACCAGCTACGATGGGATTATCTAAGCTGTTACGGTCATCCGCATTTGCAGACACCTAACATCGACAAACTGGCAGCCAAGGGCGTGCGGTTTGATCGTGCCTATATTCAGTCGCCGCTGTGTGGCCCGTCGCGCATGTCGACCTACACTGGGCGTTATGTGCACAGCCACGGTGCGTCATGGAACAACGTCCCGCTAAAGGTCGGGGAGCGGACGATGGGCGACCATTTGCGAAAGTTGGGGATGGGCTGCTGGTTGGTCGGCAAAACCCATATGAAGGCCGATGCAGAAGGCATGGCTCAGCTTGGCCTTGAACCGGACAGCATTATTGGCGCACGAGTGTCCGAATGCGGCTTTGACGTGTTTGAACGCGATGACGGGATGCGGCCAGAGGGACCGGACGGGTTCTACGACGACGGCGGGGCTCTCAAGTACAACGACTACTTACGCAGCAAAGGATACGAGGGGGACAACCCGTGGCATGACCATGCAAATTCCGCAAATGACGGAACGGGCAATGTACTGTCGGGCTGGTTCATGGAGAACAGCGACAAACCTGCAAATATTGCTGAGCAAGACAGCGAGACCCCTTATCTGACGCGCCGGGGGATTGAATTTATCGAAAGGCAAGGAGATGCGCCGTGGTGTTGTCATCTGTCCTATATCAAGCCCCATTGGCCCTATATTGTACCTGCGCCTTATCACGGCATGTTCGGGCCAGAGCATTTCCTGCCCGTTGTCCGCGCCACCGCAGAACGCGAAACAACCCATCCGGTGTTTGGCGGGATGATGAAGGCACCCGTCGGGCAGGCCTTTTCCCAAGACCACGTGCGCGACAAGGTTCTCGGGGCCTATATGGGCCTGATCAAACAATGCGATGACCAGATGGGGGTTCTGTTCGACTGGCTCGAGGAAACGGGCCGGATGAAAGACACAATGATTGTCGTCACGTCTGATCACGGTGATTATCTGGGAGATCACTGGCTTGGCGAAAAGACGTTTTGTCATGACACATCAGTCCGAGTGCCGATGATTGTTTATGATCCGTCGGCTGAAGCGGACGCTCTACGCGGCACCGCGTCCGATGCATTGGTCCAGTTGATCGATCTTGCACCTACCTTTGTTGAGGTGGCGGGGGGCAAAATGGCGAACCTTGATCATGTGCTTGAAGGGAAATCCCTTTTGCCGCTGTTGCGCGGGCAAGGTCAAACGCGTGAATATGCCTTTTGTGAATACGATTATTCGATGACGCCCCTGGCAAAGCGGCTTGACTTAGACACAGCTGAAGCACGGTTGTTCATGGTCACCGACGATCGTTACAAGCTGATCGAATTTGGCGGAGGCATCCGCTCCATACTATTTGATCTCAAAGAAGACCCCGATGAACTGGTTGATCTGGGCGAAAGCGCTGAGCATCAGCACGTGAGGACGCGACTATCATCAGTGCTAGACACATGGGCGCGCCGCCCGTCCCAGCGCACAACGATCACCAATGACGCCCTGATCCAGAACCGATCTCAACGCAGCACCAAAGGGGTGATACTGGGAGCCTACGGTGAAGGTGACGCGGACGCCGACCTCACCGAGAAATACCGCAATCGCAAAGCTCCGCCTATCGGGGGCAGTTAG
- a CDS encoding SDR family NAD(P)-dependent oxidoreductase — MTQDPSRLDGKLAVITGGGSGIGEATAHVFAQAGATVVVAGRRLEPLEEVAKAVGGHAIACDVSDQADVRKLFAKAKEITGSVDVLLNNAGGPGPIAPVAEVDMADWVTCMNINLVGAMYCLQEAAKIMSAQGSGSIINMSSLMGIQGYPMRSAYVASKFALIGITETMARELGPVGVRVNALMPGAVSGENMDRILARRAEAEGRSVAEIERENYTDVAALQRWVGPEEVGRAALYYACDLSSAITGDKMKVDCGRF, encoded by the coding sequence ATGACGCAAGATCCAAGCAGATTGGACGGAAAACTAGCCGTAATCACTGGCGGCGGCAGCGGCATCGGAGAGGCGACGGCGCATGTTTTTGCCCAGGCAGGCGCCACGGTTGTCGTCGCCGGACGCCGATTGGAGCCGCTTGAAGAAGTCGCCAAAGCCGTTGGTGGCCACGCTATTGCCTGCGATGTGTCCGATCAGGCGGATGTGCGAAAGCTATTCGCCAAAGCCAAAGAGATCACAGGTAGCGTCGACGTGTTGCTGAACAACGCAGGCGGACCCGGCCCGATTGCGCCGGTGGCCGAGGTCGATATGGCTGACTGGGTTACCTGCATGAACATCAACCTCGTCGGGGCGATGTATTGCCTACAAGAAGCGGCCAAGATTATGTCTGCCCAAGGGTCAGGATCTATCATCAATATGTCCTCACTTATGGGCATTCAGGGCTACCCGATGCGGTCCGCCTATGTCGCTTCGAAATTTGCGCTGATCGGGATTACAGAAACCATGGCCCGCGAACTTGGCCCCGTTGGCGTGCGCGTGAATGCTCTGATGCCCGGTGCAGTTTCCGGCGAAAACATGGACCGTATTTTGGCCCGCCGCGCCGAGGCAGAGGGCCGTTCAGTGGCAGAGATCGAGCGCGAAAACTATACGGATGTCGCCGCCCTGCAACGCTGGGTTGGCCCTGAAGAAGTCGGGCGTGCGGCGCTATACTATGCCTGTGACCTAAGCTCCGCCATAACAGGCGACAAAATGAAAGTGGATTGCGGCCGTTTTTGA
- a CDS encoding Bug family tripartite tricarboxylate transporter substrate binding protein gives MKFTSTLKAVGAAALIAFSAPVAAQDWEPNGPVTIEIGFGAGGSTDTMGRVLAEVIKDQTGWNVIVENRPGGGGVAMFTSLSQRPVDNQTIGMGVGIPVLVQLVQRGDELPFDIDSFDYLGTIAKAELALVASADAPFDTLEEMIAYAKEQGDMPLATMAPPQVLMMKATTKVSGVDFNLVTADGGAEVIRLILGGQVLAGFASGEHAPYLESGDMKVIASANQARLSYAPETLTFIESGVDAYVDAVFFLAMKAGSDPAASAAIAAAIDEAVQSPEIAEIVRNAVQGDPINMGPNGARQMMVDGLENAERLFAN, from the coding sequence ATGAAATTTACTTCAACACTCAAGGCAGTAGGTGCTGCGGCACTTATCGCATTCAGCGCACCTGTAGCGGCGCAAGACTGGGAGCCAAATGGACCTGTTACAATCGAGATCGGCTTTGGGGCCGGGGGGTCGACCGACACAATGGGTCGGGTGCTGGCCGAAGTGATAAAAGACCAAACCGGCTGGAATGTGATCGTTGAGAATCGCCCGGGTGGTGGCGGTGTGGCAATGTTCACCAGCCTGTCTCAGCGCCCGGTGGATAATCAGACCATCGGCATGGGCGTGGGTATTCCCGTGTTGGTGCAACTGGTTCAGCGTGGTGACGAGCTGCCCTTCGATATCGACAGCTTCGATTATCTAGGCACGATCGCTAAGGCCGAACTGGCACTGGTGGCCAGTGCAGATGCTCCTTTCGATACGTTGGAGGAAATGATCGCCTATGCCAAGGAACAAGGAGACATGCCGCTGGCGACAATGGCGCCTCCTCAGGTGCTGATGATGAAAGCAACGACAAAGGTTTCCGGCGTAGACTTCAACTTGGTGACTGCTGACGGTGGCGCCGAAGTTATTCGGCTAATCCTCGGTGGTCAGGTTCTGGCTGGCTTTGCTTCTGGTGAGCATGCACCTTATCTTGAATCTGGCGACATGAAGGTTATCGCAAGCGCCAATCAGGCGCGCCTGAGCTATGCGCCGGAAACACTGACATTCATTGAATCCGGTGTGGATGCTTACGTCGATGCGGTGTTCTTTTTGGCAATGAAAGCAGGTAGCGATCCTGCTGCTTCCGCAGCTATTGCCGCCGCAATTGATGAGGCTGTTCAGTCACCCGAGATCGCGGAAATCGTGCGCAACGCGGTGCAGGGTGATCCGATCAACATGGGTCCAAACGGGGCGCGTCAGATGATGGTCGACGGTCTGGAAAACGCCGAACGGCTTTTCGCCAACTGA
- a CDS encoding tripartite tricarboxylate transporter TctB family protein: MSNMTDRLSGAFFLVFGLAMFFLVIPEYVEDPQGGNLSPKTMPNIVAWVLAICGGLLVLRPTNHAAPDARFFLKTTAYVAILGGAIYTMSLVGFLYVAPVLALVLMLMIGERRPLWLGVGVVLMPAAIWFLVTQLLERALPG; encoded by the coding sequence ATGAGCAATATGACTGACCGGCTATCAGGTGCGTTCTTTCTTGTTTTCGGGTTAGCAATGTTTTTCCTCGTCATCCCTGAATATGTAGAAGACCCGCAGGGCGGCAACTTGTCTCCAAAGACCATGCCCAATATCGTCGCATGGGTCTTGGCGATATGCGGTGGTCTTTTGGTCCTTCGCCCGACGAACCATGCGGCACCTGATGCCCGGTTCTTCTTAAAAACAACTGCTTATGTCGCGATACTTGGCGGAGCCATTTATACGATGTCTTTGGTCGGATTCCTCTATGTGGCCCCCGTTTTGGCGCTGGTCCTGATGTTGATGATTGGCGAGCGTCGCCCGCTTTGGTTGGGGGTAGGGGTTGTTCTCATGCCCGCTGCGATCTGGTTTCTTGTCACGCAACTTCTTGAACGGGCCTTGCCCGGATAG
- a CDS encoding NAD(P)/FAD-dependent oxidoreductase yields MTLDTKYDIAIIGGGIMGCATALRVAEGGMSAIVLDKGDLGQGASGVNAGTLSLQIKRVKLMPYALKGHHLWEQMGDAVGFQKTGGYTLAFNVREAEMLYERQTLKAQAGAPIEFVSNNRLRAAEPNLTEKVVAASFCPEDGYANSSLTGQYYRGRLRDAGLPYREGCVVTAIDRDAGFKLTTPHGTVRATRILLAAGAWLKPLAALFDVELPVNARVNTVSVTERMPPLMSGVVGHATGLLTMKQKANGTVLIGGGWQGRGTPQDGRGTVDADTVRPNLALAQYAVPALSAARVTRSWTGFEANVPDFYPLAGALPGIPDAFVLGCVRGGYTIGPYISQLMGDHILGREPEMPLFDPGRDFEKDTI; encoded by the coding sequence ATGACCCTCGACACCAAATATGACATCGCAATCATCGGCGGCGGGATCATGGGCTGTGCAACGGCACTGCGTGTTGCCGAAGGGGGAATGTCGGCAATTGTTCTGGATAAGGGCGACCTTGGTCAGGGCGCATCCGGCGTCAACGCTGGCACCCTCAGCCTGCAAATCAAACGCGTGAAACTGATGCCCTATGCGTTGAAAGGCCATCACCTGTGGGAACAGATGGGCGATGCCGTGGGATTTCAAAAGACCGGCGGCTACACTCTGGCCTTCAATGTCCGCGAAGCCGAAATGCTGTACGAACGTCAGACGCTCAAGGCGCAGGCCGGTGCGCCGATCGAATTTGTGTCCAACAATCGTCTGCGCGCAGCGGAACCAAACTTGACCGAGAAAGTTGTCGCGGCAAGTTTTTGTCCCGAAGACGGCTACGCAAACTCATCCCTCACCGGTCAGTATTATCGCGGACGTCTGCGCGATGCAGGGCTTCCTTACCGCGAGGGCTGCGTGGTCACAGCGATTGACCGTGACGCAGGTTTCAAACTGACCACCCCACACGGCACCGTCCGCGCGACGCGCATTTTGTTGGCCGCTGGTGCGTGGTTGAAACCCCTTGCCGCCCTTTTTGATGTGGAACTGCCCGTGAACGCACGAGTGAACACAGTCTCTGTCACCGAACGCATGCCCCCCTTGATGAGCGGTGTGGTCGGACATGCGACCGGACTTCTGACCATGAAGCAGAAGGCAAACGGGACGGTCCTGATCGGGGGCGGCTGGCAGGGGCGCGGCACACCGCAAGACGGGCGCGGCACGGTCGACGCCGACACCGTTCGCCCCAATCTTGCCTTGGCGCAATACGCTGTCCCCGCCCTTTCTGCTGCCCGCGTTACTCGCAGCTGGACAGGGTTCGAGGCCAATGTGCCAGACTTCTATCCACTGGCCGGCGCACTCCCAGGCATACCGGATGCCTTCGTTCTGGGCTGCGTGCGCGGCGGTTACACCATCGGCCCGTATATCAGCCAGTTGATGGGCGATCACATACTGGGCCGAGAGCCCGAAATGCCTCTGTTCGATCCGGGGCGCGATTTTGAAAAGGACACGATATGA